A genomic segment from Diadema setosum chromosome 11, eeDiaSeto1, whole genome shotgun sequence encodes:
- the LOC140235423 gene encoding iduronate 2-sulfatase-like: MKGSAAAKPNVLFIVVDDLRPSLGCYGGPIISPNIDQLAHQSAVFTNAMAQQAVCAPSRVSFLTSRRPDTTRLYDFGSYWRTHAGNYTTLPQHFKDNGYITLSVGKVFQGGV, translated from the exons ATGAAAGGGTCCGCTGCCGCGAAGCCCAATGTTCTCTTCATCGTGGTCGATGATCTCCGCCCATCTCTTGGTTGCTATGGAGGCCCCATCATATCGCCAAACATCGACCAGCTCGCCCATCAATCGGCAGTCTTCACTAACGCTATGGCTCAG CAAGCGGTGTGCGCCCCGAGCCGGGTCTCTTTCCTGACTAGTCGACGTCCAGACACCACCCGGCTGTACGACTTCGGGTCTTACTGGCGAACACATGCAGGGAATTACACCACACTGCCGCAGCACTTCAAGGACAACGGTTACATCACGTTATCCGTCGGAAAGGTCTTCCAAGGGGGTGTGTAG